The following is a genomic window from Chryseobacterium ginsenosidimutans.
GTAAATAATGAAGTTGAAGAAATTACTCAGCTTTTAAATACTTTACTTCCTTTAATTGATAAAGATGATGAGGTAATTGTTCTTCAGGATGTTACGAATAAAAACCAACAAGTTACAGACATTTTAGATAAATATGGTGACCAGATTATCAGATTGGAAGCCCGTCTTGATGGTGATTTTGCAACATTCAAAAATAACCTGATAAAAGCTGCGAAAAAGAAATATTTATTTCAAATAGATGCAGACGAAATTCCGAAAGACTCTCTCCTGAAGGAAATAAAAATACATCTGTTTAAAAAAAGGAAGAAAGATGTTTTTATGGTTCCGAGAGTAAATATTGTAAACGGAATCACAGATGATCACATAAAACAATGGAATTGGCAGGTTAATGAAGAGGGATATATTAATTTTCCTGATTATCAACATCGGATTTTCCGACTGAATAAGGGTATCAAGTGGGAAAATAAAGTACACGAAAAGCTGTGTAATTATAAAAGAATTGCAGGTTTACCATCTTCCGATTATTCGATGTGTCTCCTACACATTAAAGAAATAAAAAAACAGGAAAAACAAAATTCTTTTTATGACACGATTGT
Proteins encoded in this region:
- a CDS encoding glycosyltransferase, yielding MSIFSQILNKFITISYGITVNNEVEEITQLLNTLLPLIDKDDEVIVLQDVTNKNQQVTDILDKYGDQIIRLEARLDGDFATFKNNLIKAAKKKYLFQIDADEIPKDSLLKEIKIHLFKKRKKDVFMVPRVNIVNGITDDHIKQWNWQVNEEGYINFPDYQHRIFRLNKGIKWENKVHEKLCNYKRIAGLPSSDYSMCLLHIKEIKKQEKQNSFYDTIV